Genomic DNA from Salvia miltiorrhiza cultivar Shanhuang (shh) chromosome 1, IMPLAD_Smil_shh, whole genome shotgun sequence:
gagctctgacagcttaaattaattaatctcttaataattccttaagcagtaccactcaatctttattattacgcctgaacttaatcaacctgcagggtttagcgtaataaaccttattgagctccttaaggggatgtcattatcctataccggatacgggtactaatacagataatcaaatatcatatattaaccgctatcacccaagatacagagtactcgagttagtatataactttcacccatagtaagtcaaagtgatatacgagttaacatatatatctgaatacttattagtattaagatttataagtcaccgagatcttgattcttcacttaagtcagatagaagaatacatctcaaactgtggtcctatcaatacgtaaagacgtaccagtatagacaagtagccaagacaaactacttccatctatactgcagcctaaaccaataacttgtcctagagttatttcggctgtgatcatattatatctcttaaggttattccaattatatggtcttctgtgatctacaacacaccatataatctacttatacagagataaagaacatacatatgcaatcatgaacacaatcagataggagataagaatagtgaataacaggaatcattgtatacaagcataaagttcttgctttcagtatacaaatccaacaagagAGAGGCTGAAGGAAAGAAAGAGGAGGCAGGGCCGCCGGCTCCGGTGACGGCgctgccgtccggtggcggcgACAGGAGGAGGGCCGAGGGGAGAGTAGGAGGGGGGAGAATGAGGGGCTGCTGCTGTGCGTAAGTTTTGTGTGTGTTGGGGTGTGAGTGAGTGAGTGAGTGAGTGAGTGAGTGTTATATTAGGGGTTGATAGTAGGCTttgggcttgggcttgggcttaggttagtttaattttaaatgggCTCAGGTTTATTAAATGATTGGGCTATAATTTGATTAGCTATtgcactaatttattttatcaaaaggcTTGCATTTgcatattatttttcaaaagatGTCATTAATACAATATTTGAGCTAGATTATTAATTTGAACTTAGTTTTACTTAAATATTGAGCCCAAATCTTTTTATAAGAAAAACTCTTATATAATCTATTAGACCAatgtttttttaaatgattttatgataataaattcttaagatttaaactactattattatttttaaagttcaattaggcccttatgtattattatttgaatttatctgactaggtgcggcgcgactaggacgttacttttatttgatttactCAAGTTAGCATACAAGTTgaagttcaagttcaagttaaaattcaggtgtgggatttatttcagtacatgcccgtggttaatctttgtccattttaatatcatgtgtttaccatatgtgagttgcattaaattatatcgctaggggcccgctcaatgggtccaagACATTAAAGttcttggtatgccacaatgcgatttcatgttaaagttatggttgcaaccagtcgccaggggccggctcaatcggtccaggacggaaaggtccttggtatgccacagtgcgactttcagttacgaatgtattgatcatatgtgattctcattttattaacgtggacaatgattgcatgttcccacactgagtgtaccctgtatgctcatcacatacttaacattttcaggtttttaAAGGCCGGAGGCGCGTGAAAGGTCAAATGGCGagtcaaatattttgaatttaacaTTACCTAAAAATGTTATTTTGAGTAAagtatgtttaaataaaaatttatttcctgattttctcattaaatatttatttatattcatagtttttccgcgtgcgttttcatttaaaattaaaatggatttgggtgtcacagcATTTGATTTGGTAGAAAAGTTAAGATTGGATGGCCTGCAAAGGCATTGTTTGAGATGACTTTTGGGGTTGTTTAGAAGGACAAGTATAGTGTAGGGTGGTTGGTAGGTAGGGTGTAGTGTATGGTGTTGATTGGGCAATTAGACTTCAGGATTGAATTAAcaaaactgtaaaaattctTTAGGGTTCGCTCGTGTGAATGCTAaatgctcaattaaataaatatgcaatgcatataaatttacaaatacttttgtaaatcatttttgttggaattaaaataaattcattttcttttatccggcgtgaatcatcttaaattttaagttcaaaattattctaaacttagctacgAGGACACAGGGTATTACATAAGCAATTTTGACTAGGGGTGGTAAAACAAGTTCCATTATTCAGTTATAACCGTAACTGAACCGAACTGAAAAATcagttaatcggttaaccgataatcgATTTTGACCGGTTCAATACGGTTATCAGTtattagattttaaaaaaattggttaTTTAGTTTAACCGGTAACCTACCGGttaaaccgaattaaccgatttAGCCATAAGCCCAgactaattaaataatatattattttattaataatttttgaaaatctgaAATAACTATCATTTTCTTTTTGCAAACACAATCAGGTGTTAGTCCAAAAGCCAAATAGTTCATTTTCTCGAAACTGAGCCATCAGTGAGGAGAAAATAAGAGCAAgagaccataattaattaatttatttgatgcATGGCATGGTGATGGTGGAGGCATGGCTTTTGACAGCCACATAAGAGAAACCAGAGTTGCTACTTGCATCATGCTTGGATATAGTTCATATTCATTGTGCTATTTATCTTTTGTTGAATGATATTAATTCGATGAATCGGTTATATATGCTTTGTGAAGAGTGAGGATAAAAGAGTTTATTGCAGAAAAAGTTGCACCAATTTATTTCTAAACATAAATTGGGGTTTCTACTTTCTAGGCCTCATACATTATAATTGAATTATATATTGTTGttgatgtattttgatttaAACTAGGTTTACTTTAATTGTTGTTATAGGTTGGGAATCCATTTATTAGAgttgttctttttctttatataCTTACAAGTTTTTATGAAACTATTGTTTGTTCTAAGTAAATAGAAATGATaagttggtggagtggataaGACTTCACTTTTTCTTCCAAAGAGTCAAGATTTGAATTCTATTACTATCATTTGAAgtctatttttttgaaaattaactgAACTGCCCAGTTTAAACCGGCTAATTCAGTTAACCGATTAACTGGTTTGGTTAACCAGATCATTAATCGATTAATCGATCCAAAAATTGATTAGCAGTTTCAGAATTAATCGGTTTCGGTTAACCGAAAAATCAGTTCGattataaccgaaccgattaCTACCCCTAATTTTGACAATATACATAGTGGTTGTATGCgagttttttttaaatcatcacCACACCTTAAATGCACGATTGGACATTTCAAGAGTGCTCAATCACTAGATAAATTTGAAGGTCGACACTCCAATTATGTTATTAAAGAATATTGATCATTCTCTAGGATTGTGCGATAGAACACGTTTTTAGAAGCTAAGATATTGCCAGGTAGTAATTCTTGCCAAAATGTGTTGATTTCTAAAATGTCTCTTACTCCATTAGATCCATGACTACCATTCAAGTTTGAACGAAGACAATTTCCTCTTATTATTTTGTATGCCATGACAATCAAGAAGGATAAAGGACAATCTGAGCGTAGGGCTTTTGTAAAGAACCCATCTCATAGACATTACGTGTTTCAAGAGTAAAAAGTCGGAGTTGATTGCCGATTTTAGCATATAACAAAgataatactccattcgtcccaattTTTAGTATCAAACTTTCCTTTTTTTGGTAGTTCCacattgatgaggagtaatatatgcagagcagggAAATGACTTTTGCCAGAGGAACgaacctcgccagaggaacgagTGTCGTCAGAGAAACGAGCTTCACTAGAGAAATGGTTTCCGTCAGAGAAGCCATACCCGTCAGAGAAACCACACTCATAAGAGAAGTCGCACCCGTCAGAGATGTGGCCTGTGTCAAGGAAATGGCTTTCGACAGAGAAGTCACTAGAAAGAGCGGAGAAATCTCCCGCTTGAAGGGAaaatttactattatgccctcgACCACGCGAGGCGCATATTTCAAGCACTGAATTTACTATTCTACCCttaacgtgtaatctataaatagccatgagCATGTACCTCGTAGACTTACGCTATCTTTACTTACAATATAATAGCAAACggatttttgtgctttcaaccttacttttctctctcgtttcccaagcaacactaggtataattcgaaATCCAATGATAATATGCCGATTAAATCTATACCCGTTCAATTATACTTCACCACACATTTTAGTATCAATTTCTATTTTAAGTAAAAGTAGGtgagacccttactccacttaaattattttaacactcacataaaatgtggaacccttattccactcacaacaaactcaattactttattaaaacacgtgtcACTTTCAAATGAATATTAAAAGTCAGGACAGAGAATATTGTCTATAAAGAAAATTTTCCAAACTTATAAAGTTACTAATTTGTATTAACATActttatttaatagtacaatTATGAgttcaatatttatttcttattattatttagtCATAACAGCCGTATTTCTAATAGTACAATTgtgaaaaattgaaattatttgattcattgAAGATTTCATATttctatataatataaatataatatttttatttattattttagcatAACACAATATTAACTcatttataattgatattttataaatatcttaatttacctatatatataattaaaaaaaaaactatatcaaTTTACCCCGTGCATATGCACGGATGGAATACTAGTTTgggtaaaataataaagtatatAAAGTACTATTCCtttccgtcccacaaatcttgacacatattccttttttagccgtcccacgaattttgacacatttccaaataaggtagtactaattagtccaaaaataagggATCTTAGTTACATTATCTattttactttatcattttattaccttctctatTCTACTTtgtactttattacctacatacttaaaacactaatctacaacttcttaatttctgtgtcgaaatcaaacgtgtcaagattcgtgggacggatggagcaTTAAATCTACTGACTAAATCTACAATTCTAgaataacataattaaatcaaTATTGATGAGATAAAACATGGGCTTAACAGAATGAGTGCAAATAAAGCTGGCTGGGAACCTAATGGCCCAAGCCCAATTTTATGGCGCAGATAGCATTTTCACCGAGCCTATAAATAGGGAGCCCAGTGAAGTAGGGTTTTTAGCTCAGGGGTGAAGCCTCATTCTCCATCGCAGCAGCGTTCAGGTACGCTCCTCGCCGCGTCTCTCACATGCTTCATTCCTTCTCACGCGTTCTACATTTGGTTATTTTCGTTTCAGCATGATGATTTTGATCTAGATTTTTTTCATGTGAAGTTGATGCGTGTTGTGAGAATTGTATAGAACGTGTTTTTAATCATTTGAGGAGCGATGCAATCTCAGCGTTCTCAATTTGATTTATGTTATTTTCCTGTTTTGTTGATCTCAATAGATTTGAAATGAATTCCAGTGCTTATTTTCCTGTAAAAACACACAAGATGTCTTGAATTCAGCAAAGAGTCGATAAATTGAACATATATGGTTGTAAAGGCTTTATCTTTATTAGAGCTGGATTAGTTAGCTGAACTTTCTTTCATTTATTCTGCTAGAATCTGAATAaattgtttgttttttatttattttgtttcagaGCAAGGGAGGCGAAAAATGTCGCACAGGAAGTTTGAGCATCCAAGGCACGGGTCACTCGGTTTCCTGCCCAGGAAGCGGGCTGCTCGCCACAAGGGAAAGGGTATATCTACTTGTTATGTCAATCTTTTATTCTCGAAGTTcacgtaaaatgtttgattatGTGCTTCTTCATTTCTCATGATATGAAAGAAGATGGATGAGTCGTGAttcaaataacaataaaaattggCTACCACGAAGAAGTCAATTTTTCCATTTGGTTCTTTATGCATTGAATCTCTCTATTGCCTTATTCTCAGGATTGCAGTTGTCATAGCTCTATAACATGCTATTTATgcatatatagtttttttttccttatgcattttgtattatattttcATTTGTATATCTTGCTTTATTTGCACATCTTGATGtgttctttgtattttttttatatgggCTGTCTGTGGTGAATATCTTATTTCCATTGAATTTTCATTGTAATTGCAGTGAAGGCTTTCCCCAAGGATGACCCAACCAAGCCCTGCAGTCTAACAGCCTTTTTGGGATACAAGGCTGGAATGACCCACATTGTCCGAGATGTGGAAAAGCCTGGATCAAGTATATATTTTGTGCATTCAGATTTCCATTTTCTACCTATTTTCTCTAAATTGACTGCTTGACACATACTATTTCAATGGCGATTGTCTAATAATTCATAGATACTCATGTACTGTACACTACACATATCTTTTCAGTtgcattttttccttttcacatTTCTACAAGTGTTAGAAAGCCCATAGCTTGAGAACTTCTTTGTATAACCTCCTTGATCCTGGTTGGCAATTTAAATTTAGTTGTAGTAACCATAGTTTTTCTTGTGCATGTATCTGCGTTGTTTGGTGCATGAATTGAATAATTTGACATTGATAATGCAGAACTTCACAAGAAGGAGACTTGTGAGGCTGTTACCATCATTGAAACACCACCCATGGTAATTGTTGGAGTTGTTGGGTATGTTAAGACTCCACGTGGTCTTCGCTGCTTGAACACAGTTTGGGCCCAGCATCTCAGTGAGGAGATTAGGAGGAGGTTCTACAAGAACTGGTGCAAGTCCAAGAAGAGGGCCTTTTCCAAGTACTCAAAAAGATTGGAGACTGATGAGGGAAAGAAGGACATCCAGTCACAGCTGGAGAAACTGAAGAAATACTCGAGTGTTATCCGTGTGTTGGCTCACACCCAGGTCTGTGTCTTGAGCTCCCTCTACCCCAATAAAATTCAGTGTGGtcttttttttgtttggttGTTACAGACGTGATGCTTCTATTTTGCAGATAAGGAAGATGAAGGGGCTGAAACAAAAGAAGGCACACTTGATGGAGATTCAAGTTAATGGTGGAACTATTGCTCAGAAGGTTGACTTTGCTTACGGCTTCTTTGAGAAGCAGGTCCCTGTGGATGCTGTATTCCAGAAGGATGAGATGATTGACATTATAGGTGTGACCAAGGGTAAGGGATATGAAGGTGTTGTTACTCGTTGGGGTGTAACACGTCTTCCCCGCAAAACCCATAGGGGTCTTCGTAAGGTGGCTTGTATTGGAGCTTGGCATCCTGCTAGAGTTTCCTTCACTGTTGCTAGGGCTGGTCAGAATGGGTACCATCATCGTACTGAATTGAACAAGAAGGTCTACAGGCTTGGTAAGGCAGGAACTGAAGAGCACACTGCCAGTACCGAATATGACAGGTAAATTTTTCAATGCACAATTTTCCATGCCTTTCAAGAAGTTGTTCTTGGTTTCTTTGTTTAcctttt
This window encodes:
- the LOC131018660 gene encoding 60S ribosomal protein L3-1-like, with the translated sequence MSHRKFEHPRHGSLGFLPRKRAARHKGKVKAFPKDDPTKPCSLTAFLGYKAGMTHIVRDVEKPGSKLHKKETCEAVTIIETPPMVIVGVVGYVKTPRGLRCLNTVWAQHLSEEIRRRFYKNWCKSKKRAFSKYSKRLETDEGKKDIQSQLEKLKKYSSVIRVLAHTQIRKMKGLKQKKAHLMEIQVNGGTIAQKVDFAYGFFEKQVPVDAVFQKDEMIDIIGVTKGKGYEGVVTRWGVTRLPRKTHRGLRKVACIGAWHPARVSFTVARAGQNGYHHRTELNKKVYRLGKAGTEEHTASTEYDRTEKDVTPMGGFPHYGVVKDDYLMIKGGCVGPKKRVVTLRQSLLKQTSRVALEEIKLKFVDTSSKFGHGRFQTTSEKQKYYGRVKA